A part of Amphiprion ocellaris isolate individual 3 ecotype Okinawa chromosome 16, ASM2253959v1, whole genome shotgun sequence genomic DNA contains:
- the hspa12a gene encoding heat shock 70 kDa protein 12A isoform X2: MMTEKETVTEKIITDAMANPSPAKSMGDPGITPLSPSHTQNDTDQVPSGPSFVVVVAIDFGTTSSGYAYAFTKEPECIHTMRRWEGGDPGVSNQKTPTTILLTPDRKFHSFGYAARDFYHDLDPSESKHWLYLEKFKMKLHTTANLSIDTDLHAANGKRVKALDIFAYALAFFKEQALKELSDQTGGEFDNNDVRWVITVPAIWKMPAKQFMREAAYKSGLVPRENPEQLIIALEPEAASIYCRKLRLHQMVDLGTQTTQNGFSPTENVGSGMTQVSPGQAKEHVRRNRQSRTFLVENVIGELWSELEEGDRYVVVDCGGGTVDLTVHQIRLPEGHLKELYKASGGPYGSIGIDYEFEKLLCRIFGQDFIDQFKIKRPAAWVDLMIAFESRKRAAAPDRTNPLNINLPFSFIDYYKKFRGHSVEHALRKSNVDFVKWSSQGMLRMSPDAMNSLFKPTIDHIIQHLTELFDKPEVSDIKFLFLVGGFAESTLLQQAVQNMLQGRSRIIIPHDVGLTILKGAVLFGLDPSVIKVRRSPLTYGVGVLNRFVEGKHPPEKLLVKDGTRWCTDVFDTFIAADQSVALGEMVKRSYTPAKPSQQVIVIHVYCSEKESAGFISEPGVRKCGTLRLDVSGTESTAPRREIQTLMQFGDTEIRAMAVDVSTGRTVKASIDFLSH, translated from the exons ATGCAATGGCCAATCCTTCTCCAGCAAAGAGCATGGGTGACCCTGGAATTACCCCTCTGTCTCCATCACACACTCAG AATGACACAGACCAGGTACCATCAGGGCCGTCCTTTGTGGTGGTGGTAGCCATTGATTTTGGCACTACATCCAGTGGTTATGCTTACGCCTTCACTAAGGAGCCAGAGTGCATTCACACTATGAG GCGCTGGGAGGGTGGAGACCCTGGTGTGTCCAATCAGAAGACTCCAACCACCATTTTACTGACTCCAGACAGGAAGTTCCACAGTTTTGGCTATGCAGCTCGTGACTTCTACCATGACCTGGACCCCAGCGAGTCCAAACACTGGCTCTACttagaaaaattcaaaatgaagcTTCATACAACTGCA AATCTATCCATTGACACTGACCTCCACGCAGCCAATGGGAAGCGAGTAAAAGCTCTGGACATCTTTGCATATGCGCTGGCTTTCTTTAAGGAACAAGCACTAAAG GAGCTAAGTGATCAGACGGGCGGCGAGTTTGATAACAACGATGTAAGATGGGTAATCACAGTTCCTGCCATCTGGAAAATGCCTGCAAAGCAGTTCATGAGGGAAGCTGCCTATAAG TCTGGTTTGGTGCCCCGTGAAAACCCAGAGCAGCTGATTATCGCCTTAGAACCCGAGGCAGCATCAATCTATTGTCGCAAGCTCCGCCTTCACCAGATGGTGGACCTTGGCACCCAGACCACCCAGAACGGCTTCAGTCCCACTGAAAATGTGGGGAGTGGAATGACCCAAG TGTCTCCCGGCCAAG CCAAGGAGCATGTTCGGCGCAACCGACAGAGCCGTAcctttttggtggaaaatgtcATAGGGGAGCTTTGGTCGGAGCTGGAAGAAG GCGACCGTTATGTGGTGGTAGACTGTGGTGGAGGGACAGTGGACCTGACTGTCCATCAGATTCGTCTTCCAGAGGGACATCTGAAAGAGCTCTACAAGGCATCAG GTGGTCCTTACGGTTCTATTGGGATTGACTATGAATTTGAGAAGCTGCTGTGTAGAATCTTTGGCCAAGATTTTATCGACCAATTTAAGATAAAGAGGCCAGCTGCCTGGGTGGACCTGATGATTGCATTTGAATCTCGGAAGAGAGCAGCAGCTCCTGACAGAACCAACCCGCTCAATATTAATTTGCCCTTCTCCTTCATCGACTACTACAAGAAGTTCAGAGGCCACAGTGTGGAGCATGCCCTGCGCAAAAGCAA TGTGGACTTTGTAAAATGGTCATCTCAGGGAATGTTGAGGATGAGTCCAGATGCTATGAATTCCCTCTTTAAGCCTACCATAGACCACATCATCCAACATCTCA CTGAGCTCTTTGATAAGCCAGAAGTCAGCGATATTAAGTTCCTGTTTCTCGTGGGAGGTTTTGCTGAGTCAACCCTTCTGCAGCAAGCTGTCCAGAACATGCTCCAGGGCCGCAGCCGCATAATTATCCCTCATGACGTTGGCCTCACCATCCTGAAAGGTGCTGTGCTGTTTGGCCTGGACCCCAGTGTCATCAAAGTCCGCCGCTCTCCCCTTACATACGGGGTGGGCGTCCTCAATCGCTTTGTGGAGGGCAAGCACCCGCCGGAGAAGCTACTGGTGAAGGATGGCACACGCTGGTGCACTGACGTCTTTGACACCTTCATTGCTGCCGACCAGTCCGTGGCACTGGGCGAGATGGTAAAGCGGAGCTACACGCCAGCCAAGCCTTCCCAGCAGGTTATTGTCATCCACGTCTATTGTTCTGAGAAGGAAAGCGCTGGGTTCATCAGTGAGCCCGGCGTCAGGAAGTGTGGGACACTTCGTTTGGATGTGAGCGGAACGGAAAGCACGGCGCCACGTCGTGAAATCCAGACGCTCATGCAGTTTGGTGACACGGAGATCAGGGCAATGGCAGTGGATGTGTCCACTGGACGCACCGTCAAAGCTAGCATTGACTTCCTAAGCCATTAA
- the hspa12a gene encoding heat shock 70 kDa protein 12A isoform X4, whose translation MMTEKETVTEKIITDAMANPSPAKSMGDPGITPLSPSHTQNDTDQVPSGPSFVVVVAIDFGTTSSGYAYAFTKEPECIHTMRRWEGGDPGVSNQKTPTTILLTPDRKFHSFGYAARDFYHDLDPSESKHWLYLEKFKMKLHTTANLSIDTDLHAANGKRVKALDIFAYALAFFKEQALKELSDQTGGEFDNNDVRWVITVPAIWKMPAKQFMREAAYKSGLVPRENPEQLIIALEPEAASIYCRKLRLHQMVDLGTQTTQNGFSPTENVGSGMTQAKEHVRRNRQSRTFLVENVIGELWSELEEGDRYVVVDCGGGTVDLTVHQIRLPEGHLKELYKASGGPYGSIGIDYEFEKLLCRIFGQDFIDQFKIKRPAAWVDLMIAFESRKRAAAPDRTNPLNINLPFSFIDYYKKFRGHSVEHALRKSNVDFVKWSSQGMLRMSPDAMNSLFKPTIDHIIQHLTELFDKPEVSDIKFLFLVGGFAESTLLQQAVQNMLQGRSRIIIPHDVGLTILKGAVLFGLDPSVIKVRRSPLTYGVGVLNRFVEGKHPPEKLLVKDGTRWCTDVFDTFIAADQSVALGEMVKRSYTPAKPSQQVIVIHVYCSEKESAGFISEPGVRKCGTLRLDVSGTESTAPRREIQTLMQFGDTEIRAMAVDVSTGRTVKASIDFLSH comes from the exons ATGCAATGGCCAATCCTTCTCCAGCAAAGAGCATGGGTGACCCTGGAATTACCCCTCTGTCTCCATCACACACTCAG AATGACACAGACCAGGTACCATCAGGGCCGTCCTTTGTGGTGGTGGTAGCCATTGATTTTGGCACTACATCCAGTGGTTATGCTTACGCCTTCACTAAGGAGCCAGAGTGCATTCACACTATGAG GCGCTGGGAGGGTGGAGACCCTGGTGTGTCCAATCAGAAGACTCCAACCACCATTTTACTGACTCCAGACAGGAAGTTCCACAGTTTTGGCTATGCAGCTCGTGACTTCTACCATGACCTGGACCCCAGCGAGTCCAAACACTGGCTCTACttagaaaaattcaaaatgaagcTTCATACAACTGCA AATCTATCCATTGACACTGACCTCCACGCAGCCAATGGGAAGCGAGTAAAAGCTCTGGACATCTTTGCATATGCGCTGGCTTTCTTTAAGGAACAAGCACTAAAG GAGCTAAGTGATCAGACGGGCGGCGAGTTTGATAACAACGATGTAAGATGGGTAATCACAGTTCCTGCCATCTGGAAAATGCCTGCAAAGCAGTTCATGAGGGAAGCTGCCTATAAG TCTGGTTTGGTGCCCCGTGAAAACCCAGAGCAGCTGATTATCGCCTTAGAACCCGAGGCAGCATCAATCTATTGTCGCAAGCTCCGCCTTCACCAGATGGTGGACCTTGGCACCCAGACCACCCAGAACGGCTTCAGTCCCACTGAAAATGTGGGGAGTGGAATGACCCAAG CCAAGGAGCATGTTCGGCGCAACCGACAGAGCCGTAcctttttggtggaaaatgtcATAGGGGAGCTTTGGTCGGAGCTGGAAGAAG GCGACCGTTATGTGGTGGTAGACTGTGGTGGAGGGACAGTGGACCTGACTGTCCATCAGATTCGTCTTCCAGAGGGACATCTGAAAGAGCTCTACAAGGCATCAG GTGGTCCTTACGGTTCTATTGGGATTGACTATGAATTTGAGAAGCTGCTGTGTAGAATCTTTGGCCAAGATTTTATCGACCAATTTAAGATAAAGAGGCCAGCTGCCTGGGTGGACCTGATGATTGCATTTGAATCTCGGAAGAGAGCAGCAGCTCCTGACAGAACCAACCCGCTCAATATTAATTTGCCCTTCTCCTTCATCGACTACTACAAGAAGTTCAGAGGCCACAGTGTGGAGCATGCCCTGCGCAAAAGCAA TGTGGACTTTGTAAAATGGTCATCTCAGGGAATGTTGAGGATGAGTCCAGATGCTATGAATTCCCTCTTTAAGCCTACCATAGACCACATCATCCAACATCTCA CTGAGCTCTTTGATAAGCCAGAAGTCAGCGATATTAAGTTCCTGTTTCTCGTGGGAGGTTTTGCTGAGTCAACCCTTCTGCAGCAAGCTGTCCAGAACATGCTCCAGGGCCGCAGCCGCATAATTATCCCTCATGACGTTGGCCTCACCATCCTGAAAGGTGCTGTGCTGTTTGGCCTGGACCCCAGTGTCATCAAAGTCCGCCGCTCTCCCCTTACATACGGGGTGGGCGTCCTCAATCGCTTTGTGGAGGGCAAGCACCCGCCGGAGAAGCTACTGGTGAAGGATGGCACACGCTGGTGCACTGACGTCTTTGACACCTTCATTGCTGCCGACCAGTCCGTGGCACTGGGCGAGATGGTAAAGCGGAGCTACACGCCAGCCAAGCCTTCCCAGCAGGTTATTGTCATCCACGTCTATTGTTCTGAGAAGGAAAGCGCTGGGTTCATCAGTGAGCCCGGCGTCAGGAAGTGTGGGACACTTCGTTTGGATGTGAGCGGAACGGAAAGCACGGCGCCACGTCGTGAAATCCAGACGCTCATGCAGTTTGGTGACACGGAGATCAGGGCAATGGCAGTGGATGTGTCCACTGGACGCACCGTCAAAGCTAGCATTGACTTCCTAAGCCATTAA
- the hspa12a gene encoding heat shock 70 kDa protein 12A isoform X1 has translation MMTEKETVTEKIITDAMANPSPAKSMGDPGITPLSPSHTQQNDTDQVPSGPSFVVVVAIDFGTTSSGYAYAFTKEPECIHTMRRWEGGDPGVSNQKTPTTILLTPDRKFHSFGYAARDFYHDLDPSESKHWLYLEKFKMKLHTTANLSIDTDLHAANGKRVKALDIFAYALAFFKEQALKELSDQTGGEFDNNDVRWVITVPAIWKMPAKQFMREAAYKSGLVPRENPEQLIIALEPEAASIYCRKLRLHQMVDLGTQTTQNGFSPTENVGSGMTQVSPGQAKEHVRRNRQSRTFLVENVIGELWSELEEGDRYVVVDCGGGTVDLTVHQIRLPEGHLKELYKASGGPYGSIGIDYEFEKLLCRIFGQDFIDQFKIKRPAAWVDLMIAFESRKRAAAPDRTNPLNINLPFSFIDYYKKFRGHSVEHALRKSNVDFVKWSSQGMLRMSPDAMNSLFKPTIDHIIQHLTELFDKPEVSDIKFLFLVGGFAESTLLQQAVQNMLQGRSRIIIPHDVGLTILKGAVLFGLDPSVIKVRRSPLTYGVGVLNRFVEGKHPPEKLLVKDGTRWCTDVFDTFIAADQSVALGEMVKRSYTPAKPSQQVIVIHVYCSEKESAGFISEPGVRKCGTLRLDVSGTESTAPRREIQTLMQFGDTEIRAMAVDVSTGRTVKASIDFLSH, from the exons ATGCAATGGCCAATCCTTCTCCAGCAAAGAGCATGGGTGACCCTGGAATTACCCCTCTGTCTCCATCACACACTCAG CAGAATGACACAGACCAGGTACCATCAGGGCCGTCCTTTGTGGTGGTGGTAGCCATTGATTTTGGCACTACATCCAGTGGTTATGCTTACGCCTTCACTAAGGAGCCAGAGTGCATTCACACTATGAG GCGCTGGGAGGGTGGAGACCCTGGTGTGTCCAATCAGAAGACTCCAACCACCATTTTACTGACTCCAGACAGGAAGTTCCACAGTTTTGGCTATGCAGCTCGTGACTTCTACCATGACCTGGACCCCAGCGAGTCCAAACACTGGCTCTACttagaaaaattcaaaatgaagcTTCATACAACTGCA AATCTATCCATTGACACTGACCTCCACGCAGCCAATGGGAAGCGAGTAAAAGCTCTGGACATCTTTGCATATGCGCTGGCTTTCTTTAAGGAACAAGCACTAAAG GAGCTAAGTGATCAGACGGGCGGCGAGTTTGATAACAACGATGTAAGATGGGTAATCACAGTTCCTGCCATCTGGAAAATGCCTGCAAAGCAGTTCATGAGGGAAGCTGCCTATAAG TCTGGTTTGGTGCCCCGTGAAAACCCAGAGCAGCTGATTATCGCCTTAGAACCCGAGGCAGCATCAATCTATTGTCGCAAGCTCCGCCTTCACCAGATGGTGGACCTTGGCACCCAGACCACCCAGAACGGCTTCAGTCCCACTGAAAATGTGGGGAGTGGAATGACCCAAG TGTCTCCCGGCCAAG CCAAGGAGCATGTTCGGCGCAACCGACAGAGCCGTAcctttttggtggaaaatgtcATAGGGGAGCTTTGGTCGGAGCTGGAAGAAG GCGACCGTTATGTGGTGGTAGACTGTGGTGGAGGGACAGTGGACCTGACTGTCCATCAGATTCGTCTTCCAGAGGGACATCTGAAAGAGCTCTACAAGGCATCAG GTGGTCCTTACGGTTCTATTGGGATTGACTATGAATTTGAGAAGCTGCTGTGTAGAATCTTTGGCCAAGATTTTATCGACCAATTTAAGATAAAGAGGCCAGCTGCCTGGGTGGACCTGATGATTGCATTTGAATCTCGGAAGAGAGCAGCAGCTCCTGACAGAACCAACCCGCTCAATATTAATTTGCCCTTCTCCTTCATCGACTACTACAAGAAGTTCAGAGGCCACAGTGTGGAGCATGCCCTGCGCAAAAGCAA TGTGGACTTTGTAAAATGGTCATCTCAGGGAATGTTGAGGATGAGTCCAGATGCTATGAATTCCCTCTTTAAGCCTACCATAGACCACATCATCCAACATCTCA CTGAGCTCTTTGATAAGCCAGAAGTCAGCGATATTAAGTTCCTGTTTCTCGTGGGAGGTTTTGCTGAGTCAACCCTTCTGCAGCAAGCTGTCCAGAACATGCTCCAGGGCCGCAGCCGCATAATTATCCCTCATGACGTTGGCCTCACCATCCTGAAAGGTGCTGTGCTGTTTGGCCTGGACCCCAGTGTCATCAAAGTCCGCCGCTCTCCCCTTACATACGGGGTGGGCGTCCTCAATCGCTTTGTGGAGGGCAAGCACCCGCCGGAGAAGCTACTGGTGAAGGATGGCACACGCTGGTGCACTGACGTCTTTGACACCTTCATTGCTGCCGACCAGTCCGTGGCACTGGGCGAGATGGTAAAGCGGAGCTACACGCCAGCCAAGCCTTCCCAGCAGGTTATTGTCATCCACGTCTATTGTTCTGAGAAGGAAAGCGCTGGGTTCATCAGTGAGCCCGGCGTCAGGAAGTGTGGGACACTTCGTTTGGATGTGAGCGGAACGGAAAGCACGGCGCCACGTCGTGAAATCCAGACGCTCATGCAGTTTGGTGACACGGAGATCAGGGCAATGGCAGTGGATGTGTCCACTGGACGCACCGTCAAAGCTAGCATTGACTTCCTAAGCCATTAA
- the hspa12a gene encoding heat shock 70 kDa protein 12A isoform X3, with translation MMTEKETVTEKIITDAMANPSPAKSMGDPGITPLSPSHTQQNDTDQVPSGPSFVVVVAIDFGTTSSGYAYAFTKEPECIHTMRRWEGGDPGVSNQKTPTTILLTPDRKFHSFGYAARDFYHDLDPSESKHWLYLEKFKMKLHTTANLSIDTDLHAANGKRVKALDIFAYALAFFKEQALKELSDQTGGEFDNNDVRWVITVPAIWKMPAKQFMREAAYKSGLVPRENPEQLIIALEPEAASIYCRKLRLHQMVDLGTQTTQNGFSPTENVGSGMTQAKEHVRRNRQSRTFLVENVIGELWSELEEGDRYVVVDCGGGTVDLTVHQIRLPEGHLKELYKASGGPYGSIGIDYEFEKLLCRIFGQDFIDQFKIKRPAAWVDLMIAFESRKRAAAPDRTNPLNINLPFSFIDYYKKFRGHSVEHALRKSNVDFVKWSSQGMLRMSPDAMNSLFKPTIDHIIQHLTELFDKPEVSDIKFLFLVGGFAESTLLQQAVQNMLQGRSRIIIPHDVGLTILKGAVLFGLDPSVIKVRRSPLTYGVGVLNRFVEGKHPPEKLLVKDGTRWCTDVFDTFIAADQSVALGEMVKRSYTPAKPSQQVIVIHVYCSEKESAGFISEPGVRKCGTLRLDVSGTESTAPRREIQTLMQFGDTEIRAMAVDVSTGRTVKASIDFLSH, from the exons ATGCAATGGCCAATCCTTCTCCAGCAAAGAGCATGGGTGACCCTGGAATTACCCCTCTGTCTCCATCACACACTCAG CAGAATGACACAGACCAGGTACCATCAGGGCCGTCCTTTGTGGTGGTGGTAGCCATTGATTTTGGCACTACATCCAGTGGTTATGCTTACGCCTTCACTAAGGAGCCAGAGTGCATTCACACTATGAG GCGCTGGGAGGGTGGAGACCCTGGTGTGTCCAATCAGAAGACTCCAACCACCATTTTACTGACTCCAGACAGGAAGTTCCACAGTTTTGGCTATGCAGCTCGTGACTTCTACCATGACCTGGACCCCAGCGAGTCCAAACACTGGCTCTACttagaaaaattcaaaatgaagcTTCATACAACTGCA AATCTATCCATTGACACTGACCTCCACGCAGCCAATGGGAAGCGAGTAAAAGCTCTGGACATCTTTGCATATGCGCTGGCTTTCTTTAAGGAACAAGCACTAAAG GAGCTAAGTGATCAGACGGGCGGCGAGTTTGATAACAACGATGTAAGATGGGTAATCACAGTTCCTGCCATCTGGAAAATGCCTGCAAAGCAGTTCATGAGGGAAGCTGCCTATAAG TCTGGTTTGGTGCCCCGTGAAAACCCAGAGCAGCTGATTATCGCCTTAGAACCCGAGGCAGCATCAATCTATTGTCGCAAGCTCCGCCTTCACCAGATGGTGGACCTTGGCACCCAGACCACCCAGAACGGCTTCAGTCCCACTGAAAATGTGGGGAGTGGAATGACCCAAG CCAAGGAGCATGTTCGGCGCAACCGACAGAGCCGTAcctttttggtggaaaatgtcATAGGGGAGCTTTGGTCGGAGCTGGAAGAAG GCGACCGTTATGTGGTGGTAGACTGTGGTGGAGGGACAGTGGACCTGACTGTCCATCAGATTCGTCTTCCAGAGGGACATCTGAAAGAGCTCTACAAGGCATCAG GTGGTCCTTACGGTTCTATTGGGATTGACTATGAATTTGAGAAGCTGCTGTGTAGAATCTTTGGCCAAGATTTTATCGACCAATTTAAGATAAAGAGGCCAGCTGCCTGGGTGGACCTGATGATTGCATTTGAATCTCGGAAGAGAGCAGCAGCTCCTGACAGAACCAACCCGCTCAATATTAATTTGCCCTTCTCCTTCATCGACTACTACAAGAAGTTCAGAGGCCACAGTGTGGAGCATGCCCTGCGCAAAAGCAA TGTGGACTTTGTAAAATGGTCATCTCAGGGAATGTTGAGGATGAGTCCAGATGCTATGAATTCCCTCTTTAAGCCTACCATAGACCACATCATCCAACATCTCA CTGAGCTCTTTGATAAGCCAGAAGTCAGCGATATTAAGTTCCTGTTTCTCGTGGGAGGTTTTGCTGAGTCAACCCTTCTGCAGCAAGCTGTCCAGAACATGCTCCAGGGCCGCAGCCGCATAATTATCCCTCATGACGTTGGCCTCACCATCCTGAAAGGTGCTGTGCTGTTTGGCCTGGACCCCAGTGTCATCAAAGTCCGCCGCTCTCCCCTTACATACGGGGTGGGCGTCCTCAATCGCTTTGTGGAGGGCAAGCACCCGCCGGAGAAGCTACTGGTGAAGGATGGCACACGCTGGTGCACTGACGTCTTTGACACCTTCATTGCTGCCGACCAGTCCGTGGCACTGGGCGAGATGGTAAAGCGGAGCTACACGCCAGCCAAGCCTTCCCAGCAGGTTATTGTCATCCACGTCTATTGTTCTGAGAAGGAAAGCGCTGGGTTCATCAGTGAGCCCGGCGTCAGGAAGTGTGGGACACTTCGTTTGGATGTGAGCGGAACGGAAAGCACGGCGCCACGTCGTGAAATCCAGACGCTCATGCAGTTTGGTGACACGGAGATCAGGGCAATGGCAGTGGATGTGTCCACTGGACGCACCGTCAAAGCTAGCATTGACTTCCTAAGCCATTAA
- the hspa12a gene encoding heat shock 70 kDa protein 12A isoform X5, producing MMTEKETVTEKIITDAMANPSPAKSMGDPGITPLSPSHTQQNDTDQVPSGPSFVVVVAIDFGTTSSGYAYAFTKEPECIHTMRRWEGGDPGVSNQKTPTTILLTPDRKFHSFGYAARDFYHDLDPSESKHWLYLEKFKMKLHTTANLSIDTDLHAANGKRVKALDIFAYALAFFKEQALKELSDQTGGEFDNNDVRWVITVPAIWKMPAKQFMREAAYKSGLVPRENPEQLIIALEPEAASIYCRKLRLHQMVDLGTQTTQNGFSPTENVGSGMTQGDRYVVVDCGGGTVDLTVHQIRLPEGHLKELYKASGGPYGSIGIDYEFEKLLCRIFGQDFIDQFKIKRPAAWVDLMIAFESRKRAAAPDRTNPLNINLPFSFIDYYKKFRGHSVEHALRKSNVDFVKWSSQGMLRMSPDAMNSLFKPTIDHIIQHLTELFDKPEVSDIKFLFLVGGFAESTLLQQAVQNMLQGRSRIIIPHDVGLTILKGAVLFGLDPSVIKVRRSPLTYGVGVLNRFVEGKHPPEKLLVKDGTRWCTDVFDTFIAADQSVALGEMVKRSYTPAKPSQQVIVIHVYCSEKESAGFISEPGVRKCGTLRLDVSGTESTAPRREIQTLMQFGDTEIRAMAVDVSTGRTVKASIDFLSH from the exons ATGCAATGGCCAATCCTTCTCCAGCAAAGAGCATGGGTGACCCTGGAATTACCCCTCTGTCTCCATCACACACTCAG CAGAATGACACAGACCAGGTACCATCAGGGCCGTCCTTTGTGGTGGTGGTAGCCATTGATTTTGGCACTACATCCAGTGGTTATGCTTACGCCTTCACTAAGGAGCCAGAGTGCATTCACACTATGAG GCGCTGGGAGGGTGGAGACCCTGGTGTGTCCAATCAGAAGACTCCAACCACCATTTTACTGACTCCAGACAGGAAGTTCCACAGTTTTGGCTATGCAGCTCGTGACTTCTACCATGACCTGGACCCCAGCGAGTCCAAACACTGGCTCTACttagaaaaattcaaaatgaagcTTCATACAACTGCA AATCTATCCATTGACACTGACCTCCACGCAGCCAATGGGAAGCGAGTAAAAGCTCTGGACATCTTTGCATATGCGCTGGCTTTCTTTAAGGAACAAGCACTAAAG GAGCTAAGTGATCAGACGGGCGGCGAGTTTGATAACAACGATGTAAGATGGGTAATCACAGTTCCTGCCATCTGGAAAATGCCTGCAAAGCAGTTCATGAGGGAAGCTGCCTATAAG TCTGGTTTGGTGCCCCGTGAAAACCCAGAGCAGCTGATTATCGCCTTAGAACCCGAGGCAGCATCAATCTATTGTCGCAAGCTCCGCCTTCACCAGATGGTGGACCTTGGCACCCAGACCACCCAGAACGGCTTCAGTCCCACTGAAAATGTGGGGAGTGGAATGACCCAAG GCGACCGTTATGTGGTGGTAGACTGTGGTGGAGGGACAGTGGACCTGACTGTCCATCAGATTCGTCTTCCAGAGGGACATCTGAAAGAGCTCTACAAGGCATCAG GTGGTCCTTACGGTTCTATTGGGATTGACTATGAATTTGAGAAGCTGCTGTGTAGAATCTTTGGCCAAGATTTTATCGACCAATTTAAGATAAAGAGGCCAGCTGCCTGGGTGGACCTGATGATTGCATTTGAATCTCGGAAGAGAGCAGCAGCTCCTGACAGAACCAACCCGCTCAATATTAATTTGCCCTTCTCCTTCATCGACTACTACAAGAAGTTCAGAGGCCACAGTGTGGAGCATGCCCTGCGCAAAAGCAA TGTGGACTTTGTAAAATGGTCATCTCAGGGAATGTTGAGGATGAGTCCAGATGCTATGAATTCCCTCTTTAAGCCTACCATAGACCACATCATCCAACATCTCA CTGAGCTCTTTGATAAGCCAGAAGTCAGCGATATTAAGTTCCTGTTTCTCGTGGGAGGTTTTGCTGAGTCAACCCTTCTGCAGCAAGCTGTCCAGAACATGCTCCAGGGCCGCAGCCGCATAATTATCCCTCATGACGTTGGCCTCACCATCCTGAAAGGTGCTGTGCTGTTTGGCCTGGACCCCAGTGTCATCAAAGTCCGCCGCTCTCCCCTTACATACGGGGTGGGCGTCCTCAATCGCTTTGTGGAGGGCAAGCACCCGCCGGAGAAGCTACTGGTGAAGGATGGCACACGCTGGTGCACTGACGTCTTTGACACCTTCATTGCTGCCGACCAGTCCGTGGCACTGGGCGAGATGGTAAAGCGGAGCTACACGCCAGCCAAGCCTTCCCAGCAGGTTATTGTCATCCACGTCTATTGTTCTGAGAAGGAAAGCGCTGGGTTCATCAGTGAGCCCGGCGTCAGGAAGTGTGGGACACTTCGTTTGGATGTGAGCGGAACGGAAAGCACGGCGCCACGTCGTGAAATCCAGACGCTCATGCAGTTTGGTGACACGGAGATCAGGGCAATGGCAGTGGATGTGTCCACTGGACGCACCGTCAAAGCTAGCATTGACTTCCTAAGCCATTAA